A single region of the Hippopotamus amphibius kiboko isolate mHipAmp2 chromosome 6, mHipAmp2.hap2, whole genome shotgun sequence genome encodes:
- the TAAR8 gene encoding trace amine-associated receptor 8 yields MTSNLSQPDVVQLCYENVNRSCIKTSYSPGSRVILYTVFGFGSFLAVFGNFLVVTSVLHFKQLHSPANFLITSLACADFLVGVTVMPFSMVRSVESCWYFGARFCALHSCCDVAFCYSSLFHLCFISIDRYIAVTDPLAYPTKFTVSVSGMCISISWILPLVYSGAVFYTGANDDGMEKLVSALNCIGGCQIVVNQEWVLISVLFFFTPTLVMVILYGKIFLVAKQQAIKIENTGSKAESDSYKARVGKRERKAAKTLGITVIAFMISWLPYTIDTLIDAYMGFITPAYIYEICCWGAYYNSAMNPLIYALFYPWFRKAIKVILSGGLFKDNSSTISLFSE; encoded by the coding sequence ATGACCAGCAATCTTTCCCAACCTGATGTTGTGCAGCTCTGCTATGAGAATGTTAATAGATCTTGTATTAAAACTTCCTACTCACCCGGATCGCGGGTGATTCTGTACACAGTGTTTGGCTTTGggtcttttttggctgtgtttggaaACTTCTTGGTGGTGACTTCAGTTCTTCATTTCAAGCAGCTGCATTCTCCAGCCAATTTCTTGATCACCTCTCTGGCCTGTGCAGACTTTCTGGTGGGTGTGACCGTGATGCCCTTCAGCATGGTCAGGTCCGTGGAGAGCTGCTGGTACTTTGGAGCCAGATTTTGTGCCCTTCACAGTTGCTGTGATGTGGCATTTTGTTACTCTTCCCTCTTCCACTTGTGCTTCATCTCCATCGACAGGTACATTGCTGTTACTGACCCTCTGGCCTATCCCACCAAGTTCACGGTGTCTGTGTCAGGAATGTGCATCAGCATCTCCTGGATCCTGCCCCTTGTGTACAGCGGTGCTGTGTTCTACACAGGTGCCAATGATGATGGGATGGAGAAATTAGTAAGTGCTCTCAACTGTATAGGAGGTTGTCAAATTGTTGTAAATCAAGAATGGGTTTTGATAagtgttctgttcttttttacaCCTACCCTTGTAATGGTAATTCTTTATGGTAAGATTTTTCTTGTAGCTAAACAACAagctataaaaattgaaaatactggTAGCAAAGCAGAATCAGACAGTTACAAAGCCAGAGtgggcaagagagagagaaaagcagctaAAACTCTGGGTATCACAGTCATAGCATTTATGATTTCATGGTTACCATATACAATTGATACATTAATTGATGCTTATATGGGCTTCATAACCCCTGCCTATATTTATGAGATTTGCTGTTGGGGTGCTTATTATAACTCAGCCATGAACCCTTTGatttatgctttattttatcCTTGGTTTAGGAAAGCCATCAAAGTTATTTTAAGTGGGGGACTTTTTAAGGATAATTCATCAACCATTAgtttattttcagaataa